The window GGAATTCATCACTATACACAGGTTCAGGAGTTATGTGTTCTCACCGATCAATATGCCCCCCTTTATGATAAAGGAGATGTAACTGCGTGTTTTTAAACTCTATTCTACTAAGTTTTCTGAGTTATCCTTGTACCGTCATTAGActgtcaaaataaatgaaatctcatgatgttttgttttaaatgttcatatttatttacttggctgctcaGTCTCAGCTgaggcaggcagagtctttagctgtggcatgtgggacctagttccctgaccggggattgaactccTCGCACTGGgcgtacagagtcttagccactggatcaccaggaaagttcccATAGTGTTTTTAAGATAGACTTCAAAATTGTCTTTTACAAAAAACCTATGATTTTAAATTGCacagtatttgaatttttaaaaatccactttaaAATGATTTCACCATGGCTAAAGCTGGGAGCTTGCTTTTCCTCCCAGAAGAGAATCTGTGCCATGACGTGAACAGAAACCAGGACCATCTGGGCCTCCAGACGGAGGTCAGGCTGCAGCTCAGCGCGCTGCAAGCCTTCACTCGCTGTCAGTGCACCTGGCGGGCAGAGGGGCCGTGAGGAGCCACCGGGCAGAGCTGGGCAGAAGCGCGGTCCACAGAGCGCATCTGACATCAGACGGGCACCACTGTGGCCACCCAGTGAGGAGGGTGAATCTGTGCCCCACACAGCCCTGGGGGCGCGACCACCTCACCCACACAGCCCTGGGGGCGGGACCACCTCACCCAGCCCAGCACAGGGGGCGGGGACCACCTCacccagcacagcacaggggGCGGGGACCACCTCACCCACACAGCACTGGGGGCGGGACCACCTCACCCACACAGCCCTGGGGGCGGGACCACCCACCCACACAGCCCTGGGGGGCAGGACCACCTCACCCACACAGCCCTGGGGCATGGGACCACCTCAGCCACACAGCCCTGGAAGGCGGGACCACCTCACCCAGCCCAGCACAGGGGGCGGGGACCACCTCACCCAGCACAGCACTGGGGGCGGGACCACCTCACCCAGCACAGCACTGGGGCGACACTCACCTTGGCGCTGTGTGCAGACACCGTGGTTGTGACATACGGGGTCCTGTTCTTCTGCAGCAAGTCGATGTAGACCTCAGCACCATCTCCTCCATGCACCCGCAGTAGGCTGAGCAGCTCATTGACATCGTGGTGAATCCGAAATTCACTCATGATTTTGGCTCTGAAACATCACAATGTGCTCCCCTAAGGATAAAAAACAAgccatttataaaaacaaatcccTACAAATGAAAAAAGTTTAAAGCAATCAAATTTGGCCAATGTCAGGTTTTGAAAAGCCAAACTGTCACATGAGCTAGCCTGGTGGGCCCACAGCTTCCCCGGACAGACCCCCCACTACAGCCTGCGCTGACCAGGCTGTGGGGCCCCTTCCTGGGGAGGCCCTTCCATCCCCCTGCTGGTGGGGGCAGTCTCAGTGGGCAGCTCTGGGGAATCGGAGCCCTGACTCAGAGCTTCGGCAACTGCGGCCAGTGTCCAGGCTGCTCTCCCGCTGGGGCCTGGCACACGCACAGAGAGTGGATGCGGCCTAAAGGCCTGGGCCTCCTTCCTCTGGATGACTCCAGCCTCACACGGCCCTGGGCCAGCGCGGAGCTACTCCCTCAGCTGGCAGCCAGCACTTTCTAGCCCCAGCTGCGCAGACACAGCGGCCCCTGCCCTTCAGGGGTCCTGATCACACAGGGAGCTCTGCACAGGCCTAAGCCACTTCCCATCCTGGCTCCCGCCGTGAGGCCCCAGCTGCCGCTCTGGTAACCAAGATGCTGCCTCTGTTTGCCCAGGCCAGGTGTTCACATCCACCACGCACTGTAGCTGGATGGACTTCCCCTTCAGTTCCACCTGCCCTGTCAACCAGATGTCCGAATGTCTCCTCACTGGATATATAACCCTCCAGGTCAAAACTGTAAATGAGATCCTGCCAAGCAAACAGTGGTGGCCTGCATGGGGACTTCTGTTCTCCCACTGATGATCGGTCCAGTTAGTCATTATTATTAACACTAAGACAACGACGGACAACTagattcaaaaaacaaacacGAGCAGGCTTTACGTGCTTCACATCAACGTTTGAACAACCTACGCAGGATTCATAATTTGGGATCATGAACCACAGGACACCCTTGGAAATTACAGGCAAgataatttctgatttttatgaGAAGGTCTTTCAACAGATCCTCAAAGGCTCCGTGATCCTAAGATTAGAGCCACGGTGCCAATAGCTCCAGTGAAGACAAGCTGTGAGTGAAGTCCCAGCTGGGGAGCCTCAGCACACATGCCCACAGTATGAGTGTGATTTGTAACCACACAGAGAGAGAATCTAACCCCAAGTGACGGAAAACAAGCTCCCAGCACACGAACATCAGTCATCGGACAGAGACATCCAAGACTAGCCAGAGGCAGAGTATCTCCAGACAAGAAAGCCGACAGCGAGGGTGAGCTGGCACGTAAGTCACCAGCACATGCACTTTTCACATCAGGAGGCGCTCACAGGACCACGGTCATGGGCCTGAGGCATGGCGGGGCAGGGGCTGAGGCTGAACCCTGACGGGGCTTCCAGGCTGTAGGACCCTGGACAAAAAGCTTGTCCTCTCTAGGCTTCTTCTGAAAGGGGGTGAGTACGAGATCCTACTCACACAGCTGTCGTGGAGATGTAATACGGCACCTAAGAGTCTGCACTGTCGCTACCAAGAGCAGAaatgaacactgctgctgctgctgagtcgcttccggcgtgtctgactctgtgcgaccccacagacggcagcccaccaggctcccctgttcctggcaagagcactggagtgggctgccatttccttctccggccAATTACTGGAAACGGCTGTTACCTGAGAAATGGAAAACTGGCCATGTATCAGAGCCAGTACCCTAAACCATGGTTACCTTGTAACCAGTCACAAAGGGCAGTAAGGAGGCCCTGGAAACGACAAGCAAACCAGAAAAGACAGCACAGAGCTCTCAGGGGCCTCTTCAATTCCAAGGGCTTTTACCCACATTCTAAGAGATTCCCAAGGACTAGGGGTGTCCCGTAACAGCAGGCCTGAGGATCACTCTGGACACTAGATGGCAAGAACACTGCACTTGCCACCGGAAGAGACACAAACGGGTGGACAGGGCTGTTGTGAAAAAACTCATGTAAGCAAACATTTATGTAAAAACTACCTTCGTGAACCCTCACATCTGTGGGAGAAACAGACATCACAAGGACTGACACTCCCAGGAGCCTGGGTTTGGGAACAGTTCCCGCGAGCTCTGCGGCTCTCACCGGCGGGCAGCACCGCCCTGAGAGGACTTCTGGCTGTGGCCTCGCTGGAAGGGTGCTCCTTGTACTCCCTGGGCAAGACGCCGGGGGGCCAAACACCAACCGAACCCCCCCTCCAGAGCGCGGCAGCGCCCCGCTCAACACAGCTCTGAGGAGCATCTAGCTCATCTTGCTGACGCTCCCGAGCGCTTCTCCCTGCTGGCCGCCGCCAACGGACCCACAGGCCCCCGTGACAGAGACTGAGCTGCCGGGCGCCGAGGGCTCTGCGCAGCAAAGCGACACAGCGAACCGTGAACCTCCCCCGGAGACCCCTCGGGCTCCGTTCTGGAGCCAAGGTCGGCGCGGAGGCCGCGGCAGCACGTCAGGCGGGAGGCGAGGCGGGGAGCAAGCGCGACGGCGACGAGGGCCGGAAGGAGCCTGCGGTGCTCGGGGCCGGGAAAGGGACCCGAGCCACCCGCGGGAGAGCCGCCCCGAGGCCGACTCACCACGGCTGCGTGCCGGAGCCCGAACCCCAGCGCGCCAGAGCCCGAAGTCGAGCCCGCCAagcccgcggcggcggcggcggaagTGCTTCATGACGTCACGtccggccccgccccggccggCTCGCGGACGGTGGCCGGCAGGCCCTGCCACCGCCGGCGCGCAGGGCGATGCAGTTGCCGCCCGCGCTGCACGCCCGCCTGGCGGGGGCCCCTGGGGCGGCCGCGCCGCTGCCCGTGCAGCGGGACTCCCTGGCCGGGAACGCGCCCTTCCGCTTCGCGGCGCGCCAGGTGCGCTTCCCGCGGGAACACGAGTTCTTCGAGGTGCGTGAGCACAGGAAAGAGAAGGCAGTTGCGGGTGGGGGCGGAAAGATCCCAGGTGGGCGGGGCCAAGGCTCGGGGCGGGGCCCGGGGCCCTAGGGGCGGGGCCGGGACCCGATGGGGCGGGGCCCGGGGCTAGGGGCGGGGCAGGGACCCGGGTGGGCCAGAGCCGGGGTCCTAGGGGCGGGGCCCGGgtcctgggggcgggggcagggcccGTGTGGGCTGGGGCCCGGGCGGGCGGGGGTGCGAGCACGCAGAGCTGTCTTCCGCAGGACGGAGACGTGCAGAGGCACCTCTACCTCCAGGATGTGATTACGCAGGTGGCTGCGGAGCCGGAGAGGCCCAGGTGAGTGCTGTGGCCCAGCTCAGGGCCCTTCTTGccctctcctcacccctcccTCTGCTCGCCCCACCCTGGTGTCTGGCCTGGACCACTGAGAAGCCAGCATGGCTGGCCTCTACACCAGCTTGCTTGTCCGTGAAGATGTATTTGTAATGAAGGCAGGGCTTGGGATTGCAAGAGAAAATCCGAAGCTTTATCAGCTTTATCCCAAGCTACTTGAGGGGAGTGGTGACAGGGAGCCTGACGTCCTGCCCTCCGAGGAATTGCATCCCCACCAGGCGTTTTTCGGCCAGGGTGCCTGAGTTCACCTGTCAGGTGGCCGGCTGCTGCCAGGCGTTTGACACTCTGGAGGACTACGAGCATCACTATCACACTCTGCACGGAAACGTCTGCTCCTCCTGCAAGCGGGCCTTCCCCTCTGGTCACCTGCTGGACACCCACATCCAGGAGTGGCACGACTCGCTGTTCCAGATCCTGGCTGAGCGGCAGGACATGGTGAGGGACGCTCGCCCACTGAGGCCAAGGGCACTCATCACAGGGCTTGTCCCGGAGCCGTGTGCCTCATGGTGCTGGAGCCTGGGGTCCAGACTGGGCGAGGCAGTGGTCCCGGGGTCAGGGCGgtgacactgtttctgctgtagTACCAGTGCCTGGTGGAGGGCTGCACGGAGAAGTTCAGGACCAGCAGAGACCGGAAGGAGCACCTGGTAACTCATCACCTCTACCCTGCAGATTTCCGCTTTGATAAACCGAGGAAGGGCAGACGGTACGTGGGTGCTCGAGGAAGCCGCCTTCTGAGCTCAGCAGGCCTGAGAGTGTGCGGACTCAGAGGCTGTGGACGCCCTCGTGCAGCACCCCTGACACCTAACGTCACATTTAGTTGTGGGTTAACCCTGGGAGTCAGGAGTTACTAACCGAGAGGGGTGGAGCAGGTGGAGGTGGTTTGTGTGTGGCCACTCTGTCTGTAAGGAGGACAAGAAGGGGGAGCTGCTTTGCTGGGTCTGTGTGGGCGGTGGCCGTGGTGCCGCCATGGGGTCTGCTGGGGCCCCTCTGAGCTCAGGCTTCGCCTTTGCCGCCCCCCCATCACCTCTCCATCCTCACACGGGCTTTGGGGGGTTTGTCCCAGGCCATGAGCCATTTCCCGCACATGGAGCCCTTTGGCTTTTCATTTGTGCCATCCATTTACAAGCTTGACGACAGAGCTGTGTAATATTGTTCAGCATGCACTGTGGGAAGTGCCCCTGGAAACTGCCCTAAAGTTcgtgttttctttgccttttcattaacTTATTTTCTCAGGGGAAGCTTTGTAACCATCTAAAGATTGCATTGATTGAAATCATTTTAGACTAAATTGTTGTCCCCAggtaggactttgttgttcaaAGTAGAATAATCAggaaaacccacttcagtatgggAGATTTTTCTAAGACCTTGAGTATAACATAACTCCTTCCTTTCCAAGGAATCActttaaggagaaaaatcatGCAGTGCTGGATTGAGACGGTGTTAAGGAGGAGAAGCTCAGTATTGTCTGACAGGCTTTAGTGAATTTCTCACTTAATTGTTGTGGAAAGACACTTGGTACCATCGATAGTCATTTACCACATGACACCATCAAGGTAGTAGTTTAAAAGACGAAGCGTGACCGTTGTACCTAAATTCACAAAACGTGGTGTATAGTAGTTTAAAAGACGAAGCGTGACCGTTGTACCTAAATTCACAAAACGTGGTGTGTGTCGTGTTAACCGCCACCTCTCTTTGTCCTGGAATTCCAGTAGCCTGGAGTTACTCTGACAAAACAGCCATAAACAGCCAAAACAGCTTTGCAAGTTCAGTCCTGGGGGAAGGTGGGGCTGCAGGAGCTGGCCCCGGGAGAGCGCTCAGCCTCTGTCTTCCCCAGCCCAGCCTCGCAGGTGTCGACAGAAGCCATCGGGGAGGACCGGGCACCCTCTGAAGGAGACGCCATGGAAGTCTGCTCTGAACAGGCAGAGGCCCACTCAGAACCTCCAAGAGAGAGGCGGGTCTACAGCCACAGGTCAGTACCTGGCCCCTTTCTGAACCAGGTTCTGAACTTCTGCTTCTGGAGAATTCTGGGTTTGATGCTTAGCATCCCCACTGAGAGAAGCCGCTCTGGGTTGAAGTGTTGGCTTCAGGGGGAGATGAAAAGCCTGACCCCCCCGCTGCCCTTGGGTGACCTGGAGCCCTGGGAGCACAGCCTACCCTGACCGCAGCCTAGGCGGGGATGGAAAGACGCAGGATGCGACTGCCCAGGTTACAACTACCGCCTGTCTTTCTAGTGCTAATGCTGTTTTTGTTGGATTAATTTGATTTCAAGTCTAATTTGGGGGTCAGTGttggagaaatggaaaaaacGACCAACAAGCCCACCCCGTCTGAGGGAGGACCTGGAGGCCCTCTGCGGCCTGCTTGCGGGTGTGGTCACTCTGGCCTAACAGTGAGCCGGGCCCGGTGGGAGAGCAGGGTGGCAGTCTCAGGCTCCACGGGGGACGGGCACGGGGCGGAGCG is drawn from Bos indicus isolate NIAB-ARS_2022 breed Sahiwal x Tharparkar chromosome 26, NIAB-ARS_B.indTharparkar_mat_pri_1.0, whole genome shotgun sequence and contains these coding sequences:
- the ZNF511 gene encoding zinc finger protein 511 isoform X1 gives rise to the protein MQLPPALHARLAGAPGAAAPLPVQRDSLAGNAPFRFAARQVRFPREHEFFEDGDVQRHLYLQDVITQVAAEPERPRRFSARVPEFTCQVAGCCQAFDTLEDYEHHYHTLHGNVCSSCKRAFPSGHLLDTHIQEWHDSLFQILAERQDMYQCLVEGCTEKFRTSRDRKEHLVTHHLYPADFRFDKPRKGRRPASQVSTEAIGEDRAPSEGDAMEVCSEQAEAHSEPPRERRVYSHRIPSTVCFGQGASRGFKSTKKRSKRQ
- the ZNF511 gene encoding zinc finger protein 511 isoform X2, which encodes MQLPPALHARLAGAPGAAAPLPVQRDSLAGNAPFRFAARQVRFPREHEFFEDGDVQRHLYLQDVITQVAAEPERPRVPEFTCQVAGCCQAFDTLEDYEHHYHTLHGNVCSSCKRAFPSGHLLDTHIQEWHDSLFQILAERQDMYQCLVEGCTEKFRTSRDRKEHLVTHHLYPADFRFDKPRKGRRPASQVSTEAIGEDRAPSEGDAMEVCSEQAEAHSEPPRERRVYSHRIPSTVCFGQGASRGFKSTKKRSKRQ